GACTCGAAGAAAAATACTAACTTTATTGTCTAGGAATGAATATACGCAGTCTGAATTGGTTGAGCGATTTACCATTTCGCAGCCTGCCTTGAAAAAGCATCTTGCAATTTTATTGGAAGAGGATTTGGTAGCGGAGAGGAGAGAGGGGAGGTATCGTGTTTACAGTTTAAAAAGAGACAATTTCCAAGACCAGTACGAAAAGCTTCAACAGGAAATCGGAAGTGTATTGGACAATAAATTGATGAAGTTGAAAACGTATTTGGAGGGAGAAAGCGATGGAGAAAGTCATTGATTCGGTAAAACGGGAGATTTTTGTGAAAGTACCGCCGGAAAAAGTCTGGAAAGCGCTGACGGTACCGGAAGAACGGAATCGTTGGGAAACGCGGAATTGCGTGCTTGATATTCGTGTTGGCGGAACGGTTAGTCTCGATTACGGCTGGGGGGTCAGCTATGTTGGCACGATTGTCGAACTTGAGGAGCATCGGAAACTTGTCCTTAAAGGGGAAGATGAGGGGTTAACCACTTGGGCAATTACACCGCAAGACGGCGGATCCGTAGTGGCGATTGAGTATACGGGTTCTTGGTCGGGTGATTTTGAAATGATGCAAGCGGATAATATGGCGTTCGGCACGTATCAGTTCATGAGAAATTTGAAGAGTGTCTATGAAGGAAATGAAGATTTGCGCTCGCACTTTTGGAGAAGTTGGATTGGAGTTTTGCATCGGACGAATCCAAGCGGCATTCCTGGGGCAAAAGTAGTCAAAATCCAGGCGAATACCCCTGCAGATGGATTAATTGAAGTTGGTGATGTTATAACTCATGTCAACAGCTTCGAAACTCTCTCTTATGACGATTTGGAAATCATCGTTTCAGAAACAGAGCCTAACAAAATGATTAAGCTGAAAGTATTGAGGGATGGCCAACATCTGGAGGTGGATCTGAGGACTGTTCCGTATGGGCAGACGGTGCAGTAATGGAAGTCATTTGAAAGGGGCGTGCCAAGTGGATAAGCTGCAAGCGGTTTTTATCGACCGTGACGGAACAATAGGGGGAACTGGACACTTTATTCACCCGAGAGATTTCACTCCTTATCCTTTTAGCAAAGAAGCTCTTCAACTATTGAAAGAAAACGGAATCAAGACATTCGCCTGCACAAACCAGCACCGAATCAGCAAAGGCGAGGCGAATATCAAAGATTTTTTTGATGAATTCATGGCGTTTGGTTTTGATGATGCATTTATATGTCCACACGGCTCTTCGGAAGGATGCGAATGCCATAAACCAAGCCCCGGTCTACTTCGGGAAGCTGCGAAAGAACATGGAGTAGATCTTTCGAAAACGGCTTTCATTGGTGATGTCGGGTCGACAGACATGTTAGCAGCTCACGCAGTTGGTGCGAAGAAGATTTTAGTTTTAACTGGGTGGGGTCCAAGTTCGTTAACCCATTATCGACATAAATGGGCAGACATAGAGCCGGATTACATCGCTGAAAACTTGTTGGACGCGGTGGAGTGGCTGCTTCAATAGAAATAGCATCCAAATTAGGGTGCTTTTTTATATTGCATACTTTTCCTCCTATTAGCAACCCTAAGCAGAGTAGAGGAGGGAATTTATACAATGACCAAAAAAAATTATCTTTTGATAACAGCTATCGTTATTTTTATTTCGAATAAAGAAATCTACGCTGCTGAACAAAATTCACCGCCTTCTTTCGATGAATTATATAAAGAATTCGGATATACATCCATTGAAGAGGCAGTTAACGAATTTGAAAACCATTTCCACTGTAAGGTGGAGTTGCCTGAAATGACTCCACCGATTTCATTCACTCATCAATTCGGAAGGTTTTATGAAGATAAACGCTACAAGTTGAATCACAATCTTAGAATTATGTTTGTAAATGAAGACCAGAGAAGAAACATGTTCACAATTGAT
The genomic region above belongs to Sporosarcina sp. Marseille-Q4943 and contains:
- a CDS encoding helix-turn-helix transcriptional regulator produces the protein MTDIYRAIADPTRRKILTLLSRNEYTQSELVERFTISQPALKKHLAILLEEDLVAERREGRYRVYSLKRDNFQDQYEKLQQEIGSVLDNKLMKLKTYLEGESDGESH
- a CDS encoding SRPBCC domain-containing protein, with amino-acid sequence MEKVIDSVKREIFVKVPPEKVWKALTVPEERNRWETRNCVLDIRVGGTVSLDYGWGVSYVGTIVELEEHRKLVLKGEDEGLTTWAITPQDGGSVVAIEYTGSWSGDFEMMQADNMAFGTYQFMRNLKSVYEGNEDLRSHFWRSWIGVLHRTNPSGIPGAKVVKIQANTPADGLIEVGDVITHVNSFETLSYDDLEIIVSETEPNKMIKLKVLRDGQHLEVDLRTVPYGQTVQ
- a CDS encoding HAD-IIIA family hydrolase, translated to MDKLQAVFIDRDGTIGGTGHFIHPRDFTPYPFSKEALQLLKENGIKTFACTNQHRISKGEANIKDFFDEFMAFGFDDAFICPHGSSEGCECHKPSPGLLREAAKEHGVDLSKTAFIGDVGSTDMLAAHAVGAKKILVLTGWGPSSLTHYRHKWADIEPDYIAENLLDAVEWLLQ
- a CDS encoding carbon monoxide dehydrogenase produces the protein MTKKNYLLITAIVIFISNKEIYAAEQNSPPSFDELYKEFGYTSIEEAVNEFENHFHCKVELPEMTPPISFTHQFGRFYEDKRYKLNHNLRIMFVNEDQRRNMFTIDIRPVHNKLIFDGKEYVLQYGGKGIYIEAHNFHFYVFEKNNLQYLLSVPLKASDVEMPDKLARIADSVKEIQGENECTIY